A window from Macaca thibetana thibetana isolate TM-01 chromosome 7, ASM2454274v1, whole genome shotgun sequence encodes these proteins:
- the IDH2 gene encoding isocitrate dehydrogenase [NADP], mitochondrial isoform X1 gives MAGYLRVVRSLCRASGSRPAWAPAALTAPTSQEQTRRHYADKRIKVAKPVVEMDGDEMTRIIWQFIKEKLILPHVDIQLKYFDLGLPNRDQTDDQVTIDSALATQKYSVAVKCATITPDEARVEEFKLKKMWKSPNGTIRNILGGTVFREPIICKNIPRLVPGWTKPITIGRHAHGDQYKATDFVADRAGTFKMVFTPKDGSGVKEWEVYNFPAGGVGMGMYNTDESISGFAHSCFQYAIQKKWPLYMSTKNTILKAYDGRFKDIFQEIFDKHYKTDFDKNKIWYEHRLIDDMVAQVLKSSGGFVWACKNYDGDVQSDILAQGFGSLGLMTSVLVCPDGKTIEAEAAHGTVTRHYREHQKGRPTSTNPIASIFAWTRGLEHRGKLDGNQDLIRFAQTLEKVCVETVESGAMTKDLAGCIHGLSNVKLNEHFLNTTDFLDTIKSNLDRALGRQ, from the exons ATGCTGACAAAAGGATCAAGGTGGCAAAGCCTGTGgtggagatggatggtgatgaGATGACCCGTATTATCTGGCAGTTCATCAAGGAGAAG CTCATCCTGCCCCACGTGGACATCCAGCTAAAGTATTTTGACCTCGGGCTCCCAAACCGTGACCAGACCGATGACCAGGTCACCATTGACTCTGCATTGGCCACCCAGAAGTACAGTGTGGCTGTCAAGTGTGCCACCATCACCCCTGATGAGGCCCGTGTGGAAG AGTTCAAGCTGAAGAAGATGTGGAAAAGTCCCAATGGAACTATCCGGAACATCCTGGGGGGGACTGTCTTCCGGGAGCCCATCATCTGCAAAAACATCCCACGCCTCGTCCCTGGCTGGACCAAGCCCATCACCATTGGCAGGCACGCCCATGGCGACCAG TACAAGGCCACAGACTTTGTGGCAGACCGGGCTGGCACGTTCAAAATGGTCTTCACCCCGAAAGATGGCAGCGGTGTGAAGGAGTGGGAAGTGTACAACTTCCCCGCAGGCGGTGTGGGCATGGGCATGTACAACACCGATGAG TCCATCTCGGGTTTCGCGCACAGCTGCTTCCAGTATGCCATCCAGAAGAAATGGCCGCTGTACATGAGCACCAAGAACACCATACTGAAAGCCTACGATGGGCGTTTCAAGGACATCTTCCAGGAGATCTTTGACAA GCACTATAAGACCGACTTCGACAAGAATAAGATCTGGTATGAGCACCGGCTCATTGatgacatggtggctcaggtcCTCAAGTCTTCGGGCGGCTTTGTGTGGGCCTGCAAGAACTATGACGGAGATGTGCAGTCAGACATCCTGGCCCAGG GCTTTGGCTCTCTTGGCCTGATGACGTCTGTTCTGGTCTGCCCTGATGGGAAGACGATTGAGGCTGAGGCTGCTCATGGGACCGTCACCCGCCACTATCGGGAGCACCAGAAG GGCCGGCCCACCAGCACCAACCCCATCGCCAGCATCTTTGCCTGGACACGTGGCCTGGAGCACCGAGGGAAACTGGATGGGAACCAGGACCTCATCAG GTTTGCCCAGACACTGGAGAAGGTGTGCGTGGAGACGGTGGAGAGCGGAGCCATGACCAAGGACCTGGCGGGCTGCATTCATGGCCTCAGCAA TGTAAAGCTGAACGAGCACTTCCTGAACACCACGGACTTCCTCGACACCATCAAGAGCAACCTGGACAGAGCCCTGGGCAGGCAGTAG
- the IDH2 gene encoding isocitrate dehydrogenase [NADP], mitochondrial isoform X2: protein MWKSPNGTIRNILGGTVFREPIICKNIPRLVPGWTKPITIGRHAHGDQYKATDFVADRAGTFKMVFTPKDGSGVKEWEVYNFPAGGVGMGMYNTDESISGFAHSCFQYAIQKKWPLYMSTKNTILKAYDGRFKDIFQEIFDKHYKTDFDKNKIWYEHRLIDDMVAQVLKSSGGFVWACKNYDGDVQSDILAQGFGSLGLMTSVLVCPDGKTIEAEAAHGTVTRHYREHQKGRPTSTNPIASIFAWTRGLEHRGKLDGNQDLIRFAQTLEKVCVETVESGAMTKDLAGCIHGLSNVKLNEHFLNTTDFLDTIKSNLDRALGRQ from the exons ATGTGGAAAAGTCCCAATGGAACTATCCGGAACATCCTGGGGGGGACTGTCTTCCGGGAGCCCATCATCTGCAAAAACATCCCACGCCTCGTCCCTGGCTGGACCAAGCCCATCACCATTGGCAGGCACGCCCATGGCGACCAG TACAAGGCCACAGACTTTGTGGCAGACCGGGCTGGCACGTTCAAAATGGTCTTCACCCCGAAAGATGGCAGCGGTGTGAAGGAGTGGGAAGTGTACAACTTCCCCGCAGGCGGTGTGGGCATGGGCATGTACAACACCGATGAG TCCATCTCGGGTTTCGCGCACAGCTGCTTCCAGTATGCCATCCAGAAGAAATGGCCGCTGTACATGAGCACCAAGAACACCATACTGAAAGCCTACGATGGGCGTTTCAAGGACATCTTCCAGGAGATCTTTGACAA GCACTATAAGACCGACTTCGACAAGAATAAGATCTGGTATGAGCACCGGCTCATTGatgacatggtggctcaggtcCTCAAGTCTTCGGGCGGCTTTGTGTGGGCCTGCAAGAACTATGACGGAGATGTGCAGTCAGACATCCTGGCCCAGG GCTTTGGCTCTCTTGGCCTGATGACGTCTGTTCTGGTCTGCCCTGATGGGAAGACGATTGAGGCTGAGGCTGCTCATGGGACCGTCACCCGCCACTATCGGGAGCACCAGAAG GGCCGGCCCACCAGCACCAACCCCATCGCCAGCATCTTTGCCTGGACACGTGGCCTGGAGCACCGAGGGAAACTGGATGGGAACCAGGACCTCATCAG GTTTGCCCAGACACTGGAGAAGGTGTGCGTGGAGACGGTGGAGAGCGGAGCCATGACCAAGGACCTGGCGGGCTGCATTCATGGCCTCAGCAA TGTAAAGCTGAACGAGCACTTCCTGAACACCACGGACTTCCTCGACACCATCAAGAGCAACCTGGACAGAGCCCTGGGCAGGCAGTAG